One Hordeum vulgare subsp. vulgare chromosome 4H, MorexV3_pseudomolecules_assembly, whole genome shotgun sequence DNA window includes the following coding sequences:
- the LOC123446849 gene encoding receptor-like protein EIX2, giving the protein MAVEHGHLARAAAAILCLLIFHVAPSDSHSQARGSGGSGTTTCISRERDALMSFKSGFFDPVGLLSSWQGQECCEWKGVRCSNRTGHVVNLNLRGNYIYDVHDFLSLSKGGMSSSLAALQHLRYLDLSGNYFNGTSIPVFLGSLQNLRYLNLSFSSFSGRIPSQLGNLSKLQYLDVNQNYYYDSYNLSVVDLAWLEGLPLLNNLDMSGVDLSPVLDWIYMVNMLSSLRVLRLAHCGLTKTVPATLKSNLTHLELLDLSSNLFNTSLEHNWFWDLTGLKELHLSYCKWHGPIPEELGNMTSLEVIDLSENGLVGLIPSNLENLCNLQVLLFEQSNISASIGEFMDRLPRCSWSTIQVLLMSQTNVTGKLPLGVGALGNLTVLDLSENKLDDVLVKEHFSGLLRLEHLDLSYNSLKMSIDPNWVPPFRLKMVNLHSCPVGPHFPEWLRWQTNIDTLILANTSLVDVLPDWFWVTFSQASLLDASDNMLRGSLPKNLQHMSVDSIYLGSNMLTGQVPQFPINISWLDLSSNSFSGSLPSKLKAPLLAMLLLDNNQITGTIPSSMCQLTGLMRLDLSANNLTGHVLQCLKQSDNNFLVSDTNSADQFGSSMHTLSLRNNDLSGEFPKFIQSAPGLNFLDLSYNRFSGALPNWLPEKLPQLQILRARSNMFSGPIPKNFSCLGELYYLDMASNNISGSIPWSLSNLKAMRDTSKYVAHLAYEDSMAVITKGQTRDYTFKVYSLVVNFDLSCNSLTGQIPEEISLLIGLTGLDLSSNQLTSKIPNKIGDLKQLQSLDLSNNKFSGEIPSSLSALTYLSYLNLSYNNLSGPIPSGPQLQTLDNQIDIYIGNPDLCGYPLPKNCSASTNDAEQSVDHENGNHVVPLHLGMGMGFVVGLWTVFCTMILRTVWAAAYFQIIDNLFDKVYLWVPTACARLMNKTDDDAT; this is encoded by the coding sequence ATGGCTGTTGAGCATGGGCATCTCGCCCGAGCAGCTGCAGCAATACTCTGCCTGTTGATTTTCCATGTAGCACCGTCTGATTCCCATTCTCAAGCCAGGGGATCAGGTGGGAGTGGGACTACAACCTGCATCAGCAGGGAGCGGGATGCGCTTATGTCCTTCAAGTCAGGGTTTTTCGATCCTGTTGGCCTTCTCTCGTCATGGCAGGGCCAAGAGTGCTGTGAGTGGAAGGGAGTCAGGTGCAGCAACAGAACAGGCCATGTCGTCAACCTTAACCTCCGCGGCAATTATATATATGATGTGCATGACTTCTTGAGCTTGTCCAAGGGTGGGATGAGCTCCTCTTTGGCAGCCCTGCAACATTTGAGGTATCTTGATCTGAGTGGGAATTACTTCAATGGCACAAGCATACCGGTGTTCTTGGGTTCTCTGCAGAATCTTAGGTATCTCAACCTCTCCTTCTCAAGTTTCAGCGGGAGAATACCTTCGCAACTCGGTAATCTCTCAAAATTGCAATATCTTGATGTTAATCAGAATTATTACTATGATTCCTATAATCTGAGCGTGGTGGACCTTGCATGGTTGGAGGGTCTCCCTTTGCTGAATAATCTTGACATGAGCGGTGTCGACCTCAGTCCTGTGCTGGATTGGATTTACATGGTTAACATGCTTTCTTCTCTGAGAGTGCTTCGCTTAGCACATTGTGGCCTTACCAAAACAGTGCCCGCTACTTTAAAATCAAACCTCACACATCTCGAACTACTTGACCTGTCATCCAACCTGTTTAACACATCACTAGAGCACAACTGGTTTTGGGATCTCACGGGCCTTAAGGAGCTTCACCTCTCCTATTGCAAATGGCATGGACCTATTCCTGAAGAACTAGGAAATATGACCTCCCTTGAAGTCATAGATTTGAGTGAAAATGGACTAGTGGGTTTGATACCAAGCAACTTAGAAAATTTGTGCAATTTGCAAGTGTTGCTGTTCGAACAAAGTAACATTAGTGCAAGCATAGGGGAGTTCATGGATCGACTGCCAAGGTGCTCATGGAGTACAATACAAGTGTTGTTGATGTCACAGACAAATGTGACAGGAAAGCTACCACTGGGAGTTGGAGCACTTGGTAACTTGACAGTGTTGGATCTCAGTGAAAATAAACTTGATGATGTTCTCGTGAAGGAGCATTTTTCAGGATTATTGAGATTAGAGCATCTGGACTTGTCGTACAACTCCTTGAAAATGTCTATTGACCCAAATTGGGTTCCACCATTTCGACTAAAAATGGTAAACTTACATTCATGCCCAGTTGGCCCCCATTTTCCAGAGTGGCTTAGATGGCAGACCAACATTGATACGCTTATTCTCGCAAATACAAGTTTGGTTGATGTTCTTCCTGATTGGTTCTGGGtgacattttcccaagcttcactCTTGGATGCATCAGATAACATGTTGCGTGGTTCATTACCAAAAAATCTACAACACATGTCAGTTGATAGTATATATCTGGGGTCCAATATGCTTACCGGTCAAGTTCCACAGTTCCCTATAAACATATCATGGTTGGATCTGTCATCAAACTCTTTCTCGGGTTCGTTGCCATCAAAGCTAAAAGCTCCACTCCTTGCCATGTTATTGCTGGATAATAATCAAATTACGGGAACCATTCCATCATCCATGTGTCAATTGACTGGTCTGATGCGGTTGGATCTATCGGCAAACAACTTAACAGGACATGTTTTGCAGTGTTTGAAGCAGTCAGATAACAATTTTTTAGTGTCCGACACAAACTCTGCGGACCAATTTGGTTCTAGCATGCACACTCTATCCTTGAGAAACAATGATCTCTCAGGTGAATTCCCTAAATTTATTCAGAGTGCCCCGGGATTGAATTTCCTTGATCTTTCATACAATAGGTTCTCTGGAGCATTGCCAAATTGGTTACCAGAAAAACTGCCACAATTGCAAATCTTGAGGGCGAGATCAAACATGTTTAGTGGTCCTATTCCTAAGAACTTTAGTTGCCTTGGAGAACTTTATTATTTGGACATGGCCAGTAACAATATATCAGGGAGCATACCGTGGTCTCTATCAAACTTGAAAGCAATGAGAGATACATCTAAGTATGTGGCACACCTTGCTTATGAGGATAGCATGGCAGTAATCACAAAAGGCCAAACACGTGATTATACTTTTAAAGTCTACAGTCTAGTGGTGAATTTTGATCTGTCATGTAATAGTTTAACAGGACAGATTCCAGAGGAAATAAGTTTGCTCATTGGGCTCACCGGTTTGGACTTATCAAGTAATCAGTTGACTAGCAAAATCCCAAATAAGATTGGTGATCTGAAGCAGTTGCAGTCCCTCGACCTATCCAACAACAAGTTTTCTGGTGAAATCCCGTCGAGTTTGTCAGCTCTAACCTATCTGAGCTACTTGAACTTGTCATACAACAACTTGTCAGGCCCGATACCATCTGGGCCGCAGCTGCAAACTCTCGACAACCAGATTGATATCTACATCGGCAACCCTGATCTCTGTGGTTACCCTCTCCCCAAGAATTGCTCTGCTAGTACCAATGATGCGGAGCAAAGTGTCGACCATGAAAATGGAAATCATGTCGTGCCTCTCCATCTTGGGATGGGCATGGGGTTTGTGGTTGGCCTTTGGACGGTGTTTTGCACCATGATACTGAGGACAGTCTGGGCGGCTGCCTACTTTCAGATCATCGACAACCTGTTTGACAAGGTTTATTTGTGGGTGCCGACAGCTTGCGCTCGCCTGATGAATAAGACCGACGACGACGCAACGTGA
- the LOC123446850 gene encoding receptor-like protein EIX2: MAAELGHLARAAAAILCLLISHVAAADSRAQARVSGGAITCISTERDALLSFKAGLLDPADRLSSWYGQDCCRWEGVRCSNTTGHVIKLDLRNTYMYQETYDVDWSKSLSLSRAEMSSSLAALRHLRYLDLSGNDFNGTSIPVSVGSLENLRYLNLSSSDFGGRIPSQLGNLSKLQYLDLSGNYLYVGSSLHAVDLAWLERLQSLSHLDISDVDLSAVHDWVYMVNMLSSLRVLRLANCGLNNTAVSASTSQSNLTHLQVLHLSFNVFITSLEQSWFWDITSLKELYLESSYQHGYIPEELGNMTSLKVIDFAHNNLVGLIPTNLQNLCSLEVLLFGGTNINASIGEFMDRLPSVLYADDNMITGNVPMGVGALGNLTVLSLSGNKLDGVLRKEHFSGLLKLEDLQLGGNSLKMDIEPNWVPPFRLKSLDLQSCTVGPRFPDWLRSQTDIVDLVLTNTSLDDVIPDWFWVTFSRAWNLDASGNKLRGSLPANLQQMSAGYIFLGSNNLTGQVPRLPINITHLNLSSNSFSGSLPSMLAPMLEVLLLADNEVTGTIPSSMCRLIGLARLDLSGNKLTGDVIQCWNKPDNVSSVFGANSEDQFGSGMYTLSLSNNNLSGEFPKFLQSASRLRFLDLSYNRFFGTLPEWLPEKMPDLQILRVRSNLFSGHIPKNLTRLESLHYLDIARNNISGTIPWSLSNLSVMRGMYQNKSDYMLEESIAVIMKDQTREYTFEIFHLLVNFDLSCNSLTGQIPEEISLLIGLNNLNLSSNQLTGKIPNQIGDLKQLESLDLSYNKLSGEIPSSLSALTSLSHLNLSYNRLSGAIPSGQQLEVLDNLNYTYIGNPGLCGYPLSKNCSTSTTDAEQSGGHEDTDHISYLYLGMSIGFVVGLWVVFCTMLLRRTWAIAYFQVIDKLYDETYVRVAISWARLMKRTHDDTA; encoded by the exons ATGGCTGCTGAGCTTGGGCACCTCGCCCGAGCAGCTGCCGCGATACTTTGCCTGCTGATTTCCCATGTAGCAGCGGCCGACTCCCGTGCTCAAGCAAGGGTTTCGGGCGGGGCTATAACCTGCATCAGCACGGAACGGGACGCGCTTCTGTCCTTCAAGGCAGGCCTCCTCGACCCTGCTGACCGTCTCTCGTCATGGTATGGCCAAGACTGTTGTCGGTGGGAGGGAGTCCGCTGCAGCAACACAACAGGCCATGTCATAAAGCTCGACCTCCGGAACACCTACATGTATCAGGAAACATACGACGTCGACTGGTCCAAAAGCCTTAGCTTGTCGAGAGCTGAGATGAGCTCCTCTTTAGCTGCTTTGCGACATCTGAGGTATCTTGATCTGAGTGGGAATGACTTCAACGGCACTAGCATACCTGTGTCCGTGGGCTCTCTGGAGAACCTAAGGTACCTCAACCTCTCGTCGTCTGATTTTGGTGGGAGAATACCTTCCCAACTAGGCAATCTCTCAAAATTGCAATATCTTGATCTGAGTGGGAATTACTTG TATGTTGGTAGTAGTCTGCACGCAGTGGACCTTGCATGGTTGGAGCGTCTCCAATCGTTGAGTCATCTTGACATTAGCGATGTGGACCTCAGTGCCGTGCATGATTGGGTTTACATGGTGAACATGCTTTCTTCTCTGAGAGTGCTTCGCTTGGCAAATTGTGGCCTGAACAACACAGCTGTGTCTGCTAGTACTTCACAGTCAAATCTCACACATCTCCAAGTCCTTCATCTCTCATTCAACGTGTTTATCACATCACTAGAACAAAGCTGGTTTTGGGATATCACAAGCCTTAAGGAACTTTACCTGGAATCTAGCTATCAGCATGGCTATATTCCTGAAGAACTGGGAAACATGACGTCCCTTAAAGTCATAGATTTTGCTCACAATAATCTTGTGGGATTGATACCAACCAACTTACAAAATTTGTGCAGTTTGGAAGTGCTGCTTTTCGGTGGTACGAACATTAATGCGAGCATAGGGGAATTCATGGATCGATTGCCAAG TGTTCTTTATGCCGATGATAACATGATAACTGGTAATGTACCAATGGGAGTTGGAGCACTTGGCAACTTGACAGTGTTGAGTCTCAGCGGCAATAAACTCGATGGTGTGCTTAGGAAGGAGCATTTTTCAGGCTTATTGAAATTAGAGGATCTACAATTGGGGGGCAACTCCTTGAAAATGGACATCGAACCAAACTGGGTTCCTCCATTTAGACTAAAGTCCCTAGACCTACAATCATGCACAGTGGGCCCCCGTTTTCCTGATTGGCTTAGATCGCAGACTGACATTGTTGATCTTGTTCTAACAAATACAAGTTTGGATGACGTAATTCCTGATTGGTTTTGGGTGACATTTTCACGAGCTTGGAACTTGGATGCATCAGGAAACAAGTTGCGTGGTTCATTACCGGCAAATCTACAACAAATGTCAGCTGGCTATATATTTCTTGGGTCCAATAATCTTACAGGTCAAGTTCCACGTCTCCCTATAAACATAACACATTTGAACCTGTCTTCAAACTCTTTCTCAGGGTCATTGCCATCCATGCTAGCTCCAATGCTTGAGGTGTTGTTGCTCGCGGATAATGAAGTTACAGGCACCATTCCATCATCTATGTGCCGGTTGATTGGTCTAGCTCGACTAGACCTATCTGGAAACAAATTAACAGGAGATGTTATCCAGTGCTGGAACAAGCCAGATAACGTTTCTTCAGTGTTCGGTGCAAATTCGGAAGATCAATTTGGTTCTGGAATGTATACCCTATCCTTAAGCAACAATAATCTCTCAGGTGAATTCCCTAAATTTCTTCAGAGTGCCTCACGACTGAGGTTCCTTGATCTTTCATACAACAGGTTCTTTGGAACATTGCCCGAGTGGTTACCAGAAAAAATGCCAGACTTGCAAATCTTGAGGGTGAGATCCAATCTGTTCAGTGGTCATATTCCGAAGAATCTTACTCGCCTTGAAAGTCTTCACTATTTGGACATAGCCCGTAACAATATATCAGGAACCATACCATGGTCGCTATCAAACTTGTCAGTAATGAGGGGCATGTATCAGAATAAGTCAGACTACATGTTGGAGGAGAGCATAGCAGTAATAATGAAAGACCAAACACGAGAATATACCTTTGAAATCTTCCATCTACTGGTGAATTTTGATCTGTCATGTAACAGTTTAACAGGCCAGATTCCAGAGGAAATAAGTTTACTGATTGGGCTTAACAATCTGAACTTGTCAAGTAATCAGCTGACCGGCAAAATCCCAAATCAGATTGGAGATCTGAAGCAGTTGGAGTCCCTCGACCTCTCCTACAACAAGTTATCTGGTGAAATCCCATCAAGTTTGTCGGCTCTAACATCTCTGAGCCACTTGAACCTGTCATATAACAGATTATCAGGTGCGATACCATCTGGGCAACAGCTAGAGGTTCTCGACAATCTAAATTATACCTACATCGGCAACCCTGGTCTATGTGGCTACCCTCTCTCAAAGAACTGCTCCACTAGTACTACTGATGCGGAGCAAAGCGGCGGCCATGAAGATACAGATCATATCTCATATCTCTACCTTGGGATGAGCATAGGATTTGTGGTCGGCCTTTGGGTTGTGTTTTGCACCATGTTACTGAGGAGAACCTGGGCAATTGCCTACTTTCAGGTCATCGACAAGCTGTATGATGAGACTTATGTGCGGGTGGCTATTAGTTGGGCTCGCCTGATGAAGAGGACCCACGACGACACAGCATGA